The Populus trichocarpa isolate Nisqually-1 chromosome 2, P.trichocarpa_v4.1, whole genome shotgun sequence genome has a window encoding:
- the LOC18096150 gene encoding protein SPIRRIG isoform X2 — MKWVTLLKDIKEKVGLTHSPSSSSPATTVPPPSSPAYSHNASSSSTFQDFSASPSRDRHELELDFKRFWEEFRSSSSEKEKETALNLTVDVFCRLVKQHANVAQLVTMLVETHIFSFVVGRAFVTDIDKLKIGSKTRSLDVEKVLRFFSEVTKPIDKQSLLDSGILCCLIHILNALLSTEANQRQKLTNCEGPLPPEKDQDGALEQVRRLEVEGSVMHIMKALASHPSAAQSLIEDDSLQSLFQMVANGSLTIFSRYKEGLVPLHSIQLHRHAMQILGLLLVNDNGSTARYIRKHHLIKVLLMAVKDFNPDCGDSAYTMGIVDLLLECVELSYRQEAGGVRLREDIHNAHGYQFLVQFALVLSSLPKSQDSQSFYSKTSRAFDGIAGISHVMNDERRQDFTEKEDPSPAQLSPALSRLLDVLVNLSQTGPAESTAWPGGKSSKPSHTRHGRSRMSSLDRDADENWEKDNGKVKDLEAVQMLQDIFLKADSAVLQAEVLNRMFKIFSSHLENYKLCQQLRTVPLLILNMAGFPPSLQDIILKILEYAVTVVNCVPEQELLSLCCLLQQPIASELKHTILSFFLKLLSFDQQYKKVLREVGLLEVLLDDLKQHKFILGLEQQTVSPSQSERKSSSSSFKKHMDSKDAILSSPKLMESGGSGKFPIFEIEGAISVAWDCMVSLVKKAEASQASFRSANGVTIVLPFLVSNVHRPGVLRILSCLITEDTAQAHPEELGLLVEVLKSGMVTSSMGHQYRLQSDAKCDTMGALWRILGVNTSAQRVFGEATGFSLMLTTLHSFQGDGEQTEESSLEVYMKVFTYLLRLMTAAVCDNAINRTKLHAIISSHTFYDLLSESGLLCVECEKQVIQLLSELALEIVLPPFLSPDSALPTDMIESGSAGFLLTSPSGLFNPDKERVYNAAAVRVLIRLLLLFTPKMQLEVLNLIERLAHAGPFNQENLTSVDCVELLLETIHPFLPGSSPLLLYTLKIVEVLGAYRLSASELRLLIRYILQMRLMKSGHILVDMMERLILMEDMASENVSLAPFVEMDMSKIGHAAVQVSLGERSWPPSAGYSFVCWFQFRHFLKSQVKDTEPSKAGPSKRRSSSNGQHILRIFSVGMASDDSTYYAELYLQEDGVLTLATSNSSALSFSGLEFEEGRWHHLAVVHSKPNALAGLFQTSVANVYLNGKLKHTGKLGYSPSPAGKPLQVTIGTPQNCAKVSKLTWKLRSCYLFEEVLTSGCICFMYILGRGYRGLFQDTDLLRFVPNQACSGGSMAILDSLDADLPLATPKLESTNKQGDSKADGSGIVWDLERLGNLSLQLSGKKLIFAFDGTCTESVLASGVFSLLNLVDPMSAAASPIGGIPRFGRLHGDIYVCRQSVIGDAIRPVGGMAVVLALVEAAETRDMLHMALTLLACALHQNPQNVKDMKKYRGYHLLALFLRRRMSLFDMQSLEIFFQIAACEASFSEPKKLERRQATLLPATFMQETSFEVLSLSKFRDEISSVGSHGDMDDFSVPKDSFSHISELENSDVLVETSNCIVLSNADMVEHVLLDWTLWVTAPVSIQIALLGFLEHLVSMHWYRSHNLTVLRRINLVQHLLVTLQRGDVEVPVLEKLVVLLGVILEDGFLASELENVVRFVIMTFDPPELKLRHQIVRESMGKHVIVRNMLLEMLIDLQVTIKSDELLEQWHKIVSSKLVTYFLDEAVHPTSMRWIMTLLGVSLASSPTFALKFRTSGGYQGLMRVLPSFYDSPDIYYILFCLVFGKPVYPRLPEVRMLDFHALIPSDGSYVELKYVELLESVVAMAKSTFDRLSRQSMLAHQTGNLSQVGASLVAELVEGNADMTGELQGEALMHKTYAARLMGGEASAPAAATAVLRFMVDLAKMCPPFSAVCRRPEFLESCIDLYFSCIRAAYAVMMVKELSDKAEEKDLNDCDDTSSSQNTFSSLPLEQEKSAKTSISIGSFPQGHASTSSEDMPMSLNDLADVKTEIGISNSHEELKKSAKGVPPFQNLDGDNVDLVSATSSSNEFNIHNVDGNMHSFRQAESQSSASLNIPDSPIISEKSSSRIPLTPSSSPAVPLSSWLGNASPNEHKASLQATPSMESSMSVSEFDPSAGLKSSSQGPSSANSFLAISSKILLEIDDSGYGGGPCSAGATAMLDFIAEILSDFITEQIKAAQVIEGILETVPLYVDAESVLVFQGLCLSRLMNFVERRLLRDDEEDEKKLDKIRWTSNLESLSWMIVDRVYMGAFPQPAGVLKTLEFLLSLLQLANKDGRIEEAAPAGKSLLSITRGSRQLDTYINSLLRNTNRMIMYCFFPSFLATIGEDGLLSCLGSLIEPKKKLSSNSSQEDSGIDICTVLQLLVAHKRVILCPSNVDTDLNCCLCVNLVSLLRDQRRNVQNMAVDIVKYLLVLRRAALEDLLVSKPNQGQHMDALHGGFDKLLTGSLSNFFEWLRSSELMVNKVLEQCAAIMWVQCIAGSAKFPGVRIKGMEGRRRREMGRRSRDILKSDQKHWEQVNERRYALEMLRDAMSTELRVVRQDKYGWVLHAESEWQTLLQQLVHERGIIPLQKSSATEDPEWQLCPIEGPYRMRKKLERCKLRVDTIQNVLDGQFELGEADLSEGKYEGGADASDTCTESFFHLLTDGAKQNGMGGEMYGEFFKESDDVKGEDSARNGWNDDRASSMNEASLYSALEFGVKSSAVSVPMSESIQEKSDVGTPMQSLSNKADEIIIMEDKSDKGLNDNGEYLIRPYLEPHEKIRLKYNCERVVGLDKHDGIFLIGELSLYIIENFYIDDSECICEKECEDELSVIDQALGVKKDVTGSADFQSKSTSSWSTTAKACIGGRAWAYNGGAWGKEKVCTSGNLPHPWHMWKLNSVHEILKRDYQLRPVAVEIFSMDGCNDLLVFHKKEREEVFKNLVAMNLPRNSMLDTTISGSVKQESNEGSRLFKIMAKSFSKRWQNGEISNFQYLMHLNTLAGRGYSDLTQYPVFPWVLSDYESENLDLSNPKSFRKLEKPMGCQTQEGEEEFRKRYETWDDPEVPKFHYGSHYSSAGIVLFYLLRLPPFSVENQKLQGGQFDHADRLFNGIRDTWLSAAGKGNTSDVKELIPEFFYIPEFLENRFNLDLGEKQSGEKVGDVVLPPWAKGSAREFIRKHREALESDFVSENLHHWIDLIFGYKQRGKAAEEAVNVFYHYTYEGSVDIDSVTDPAMKASILAQINHFGQTPKQLFLKPHVKRRSDRRIPHPLKYSSHLVPYEIRKSSSAITQIVTVHEKILVAGTNSLLKPTTYNKYVAWGFPDRSLRFMSYDQDRLLSTHENLHGGSSQIQCASASHDGQILVTGADDGLLCVWRISKDGPRVLQNLQLENALCGHTAKITCLHVSQPYMLILSGSDDCTVIVWDLSSLVFVRQLPEFPVPISAIYVNDLTGEIMTAAGILLAVWSINGDCLAVINTSQLPSDSILSVTSCTFSDWLDTNWYVTGHQSGAVKVWQMVHCSNQVSALSKFISSSTGGLNLGDKVPEYRLLLHKVLKFHKHPVTSLHLTSDLKQLLSGDSGGHLLSWTLPDQSLMASSNQG; from the exons ATGAAATGGGTAACATTGCTTAAGGATATAAAAGAGAAGGTCGGTTTAACTCACTCTCCATCTTCTAGTTCACCAGCTACCACTGTTCCTCCTCCTTCATCGCCTGCTTATTCACACAATGCTTCCTCTTCTTCCACTTTCCAAGACTTCTCTGCATCTCCTTCCAg AGATAGACATGAGTTGGAATTGGACTTCAAGAGATTTTGGGAGGAGTTCCGCTCATCCAGCTCCGAAAAA GAGAAAGAAACGGCCTTGAATTTGACTGTAGATGTTTTTTGTAGATTAGTGAAGCAGCACGCTAATGTAGCTCAATTAGTCACCAT GCTAGTTGAAACACATATATTCTCTTTTGTCGTGGGAAGAGCATTTGTAACcgatattgataaattaaaaatcggCAGCAAAACAAGATCTTTGGATGTAGAGAAAGTGTTGAGATTTTTCTCTGAAGTTACAAAG ccTATTGATAAACAGTCTCTCCTTGATTCTGGAATATTATGCTGCCTCATTCACATTCTTAATGCCCTTCTGAGCACCGAAGCCAATCAAAGGCAAAAGCTCACAAACTGTGAAGGACCACTTCCACCTGAAAAAGATCAAGATGGTGCTTTAGAGCAAGTTCGCCGGCTTGag GTGGAGGGAAGCGTAATGCATATTATGAAAGCATTAGCAAGTCATCCTTCAGCTGCACAAAGCTTGATTGAAGATGATTCACTTCAGTCGCTGTTTCAGATGGTTGCAAATGGGTCTTTAACAATATTTTCTCGGTATAAAGAAGGTCTTGTTCCCCTGCACAGCATACAACTTCATAGGCATGCAATGCAG ATACTTGGTCTTCTTTTAGTCAACGACAATGGAAGCACTGCAAGATATATACGCAAACACCATCTG ATAAAAGTTCTTTTAATGGCAGTTAAAGATTTCAATCCAGACTGTGGTGATTCTGCCTACACCATGGGCATTGTGGACTTGTTACTTGAATGTGTGGAATTGTCATACAGACAGG AAGCTGGTGGTGTCAGGCTCAGGGAAGACATACATAATGCCCATGGCTATCAGTTCCTTGTGCAGTTTGCATTGGTTCTATCCTCTTTGCCAAAAAGTCAGGACTCTCAGTCTTTTTATTCCAAGACTTCTCGTGCCTTTGATGGTATAGCAGGTATTTCTCATGTGATGAATGATGAACGAAGACAGGATTTCACAGAAAAAGAAGACCCTTCACCAGCTCAGTTATCACCTGCATTATCTAGGTTGCTTGATGTACTCGTTAATCTATCTCAAACTGGTCCTGCTGAATCTACGGCATGGCCTGGAGGCAAAAGTTCCAAACCTTCTCACACCCGCCATGGCAGAAGTCGCATGTCATCTTTAGATCGTGATGCTGATGAAAATTGGGAGAAAGACAACGGTAAAGTTAAAGACCTTGAAGCAGTCCAGATGTTGCAAGACATTTTCCTAAAGGCAGACAGTGCTGTACTGCAGGCAGAAGTATTAAACAGAATGTTTAAGATATTCTCAAGTCATCTTGAAAACTATAAGTTGTGTCAGCAATTACGGACGGTTCCACTTTTGATCTTAAACATGGCTGGTTTCCCACCATCATTGCAAGATATAATCTTGAAAATTCTAGAATATGCTGTGACTGTTGTGAATTGTGTTCCCGAGCAAGAGTTGCTTTCTCTTTGTTGCCTATTGCAGCAACCGATAGCATCAGAGCTGAAGCACACCatactctctttctttttgaaaCTTTTATCTTTTGATCAACAGTACAAAAAAGTCCTGCGAGAAGTTGGCTTACTGGAAGTTCTGTTAGATGATCTGAAGCAGCACAAGTTTATTTTGGGTCTAGAACAGCAAACTGTTAGTCCTAGTCAGTCAGAAAGAAAATCTAGCTCAAGTAGTTTCAAGAAACACATGGACAGTAAAGATGCTATTCTTTCCTCACCGAAGCTAATGGAATCTGGTGGTTCAGGGAAGTTCcctatttttgaaattgagggcGCAATATCTGTTGCATGGGATTGTATGGTCTCTTTAGTGAAGAAAGCTGAAGCCAGTCAAGCATCATTTCGATCAGCTAATGGTGTGACCATCgttcttccttttcttgtgTCTAATGTTCACCGTCCTGGGGTTCTCCGGATATTGTCATGTTTGATCACTGAAGATACTGCACAG GCTCATCCTGAAGAACTAGGTTTGCTTGTTGAGGTTCTCAAAAGCGGAATGGTTACAAGCAGCATGGGACATCAGTATAGGCTTCAAAGTGATGCAAAATGTGACACAATGGGTGCCTTGTGGCGCATACTGGGTGTGAATACTTCAGCTCAGAGGGTCTTTGGTGAAGCCACTGGGTTTTCTCTTATGCTGACCACACTCCACAGTTTCCAAGGTGATGGAGAACAGACAGAAGAATCTTCTTTAGAGGTTTACATGAAGGTGTTCACATACCTCCTGCGCCTGATGACAGCTGCAGTGTGTGATAATGCCATTAACAGGACAAAATTGCATGCTATTATATCATCCCACACCTTTTATGATCTTCTATCCGAGTCTGGCTTGCTTTGTGTGGAATGTGAAAAGCAAGTCATACAGTTGTTATCAGAGCTTGCTCTTGAAATCGTGCTTCCACCATTCTTGTCTCCAGACAGTGCTTTGCCAACTGATATGATTGAATCTGGGTCAGCTGGTTTTCTTTTAACTAGTCCATCAGGTTTGTTTAATCCTGATAAGGAACGAGTGTACAATGCTGCCGCTGTTAGAGTTCTGATCCGCTTATTGTTGCTCTTCACTCCCAAAATGCAGTTGGAAGTACTGAACCTTATAGAAAGGCTTGCTCATGCTGGACCCTTTAACCAGGAAAACCTCACCTCTGTAG ACTGTGTGGAGCTTCTGTTGGAGACAATCCATCCATTCCTTCCAGGCTCATCTCCTTTGCTTTTGTACACACTGAAGATTGTGGAAGTTCTTGGTGCATATAG GTTATCTGCATCAGAACTCAGACTGCTTATTAGATACATTCTGCAAATGAGGCTTATGAAGTCAGGTCATATTCTTGTTGATATGATGGAGAGGTTGATTCTCATGGAAGATATGGCCTCAGAAAATGTATCTTTGGCACCATTTGTCGAGATGGACATGAGTAAGATTGGCCATGCTGCTGTTCAGGTGTCTCTGGGAGAAAGGTCCTGGCCTCCTTCTGCAGGTTATTCATTTGTTTGTTGGTTCCAGTTTAGACATTTCTTGAAATCACAAGTAAAGGACACAGAGCCATCAAAAGCTGGCCCTTCCAAAAGGCGTAGTAGTTCTAATGGGCAGCATATTCTCCGTATATTTTCTGTTGGTATGGCAAGCGATGATAGCACATATTATGCAGAACTTTATCTTCAGGAGGATGGTGTTCTAACCCTTGCTACTAGCAACTCTAGTGCCTTATCTTTTTCTGGATTAGAATTTGAAGAAGGCAGATGGCATCACCTTGCTGTTGTTCATAGCAAACCAAATGCTCTTGCTGGACTATTTCAAACTAGTGTTGCAAATGTGTACCTCAATGGAAAGCTAAAACACACAGGGAAACTAGGATATTCACCATCCCCAGCTGGAAAACCCTTGCAGGTCACCATTGGGACACCACAAAATTGTGCGAAAGTTAGCAAGTTGACGTGGAAACTTCGTTCTTGCTACCTTTTTGAGGAGGTGCTTACATCAGGGTGTATATGTTTCATGTACATTCTTGGTAGGGGATACAGAGGGCTCTTCCAAGACACAGACCTTCTACGTTTTGTCCCTAACCAGGCTTGTAGCGGTGGTAGTATGGCCATCTTGGATTCATTAGATGCTGACTTGCCATTGGCTACACCGAAGCTCGAAAGTACTAACAAGCAGGGGGATTCTAAAGCAGATGGTAGTGGGATTGTTTGGGATTTGGAGAGATTAGGAAACCTCTCATTGCAGCTTTCTGGAAAGAAACTTATATTTGCATTTGATGGAACATGTACTGAATCCGTTCTAGCATCTGGAGTATTCTCCTTGCTCAATCTGGTTGATCCTATGTCGGCTGCTGCCTCTCCTATCGGGG GTATCCCGCGATTTGGACGCCTTCACGGAGACATCTATGTTTGTAGGCAATCTGTAATTGGTGATGCAATCCGTCCTGTAGGTGGTATGGCTGTTGTCCTGGCCCTTGTCGAAGCTGCTGAAACCAGGGATATGCTTCACATGGCTTTGACGTTGCTTGCCTGTGCACTTCATCAGAATCCCCAGAATGTGaaagatatgaaaaaatataggGGATACCATTTGCTTGCTCTGTTTCTGCGTCGTAGAATGTCATTATTTGACATGCAAtcacttgagattttttttcaaattgctgCTTGTGAGGCTTCATTTTCTGAACCAAAGAAGTTGGAACGCAGGCAAGCTACTTTATTACCAGCCACCTTTATGCAGGAAACTAGCTTTGAGGTGCTCAGCTTGTCAAAATTTCGTGATGAGATTTCTTCAGTTGGATCTCATGGGgacatggatgatttttctgtgcCAAAAGATTCATTTAGCCATATTTCTGAGCTAGAGAATTCTGATGTGCTAGTTGAAACTTCAAATTGTATTGTCTTGTCAAATGCAGATATGGTTGAGCATGTCTTGTTGGACTGGACTTTGTGGGTGACTGCCCcagtttcaattcaaattgcACTTCTAGGATTTCTGGAGCATTTGGTGTCCATGCATTGGTACAGGAGTCACAACCTTACGGTTCTGCGTCGAATAAACCTTGTTCAGCATTTGCTAGTCACGTTGCAGCGTGGTGATGTTGAAGTTCCTGTATTGGAGAAATTAGTGGTGTTGCTTGGGGTCATTTTGGAAGATGGATTTCTGGCTTCTGAACTAGAGAATGTGGTAAGGTTTGTGATTATGACTTTTGATCCACCTGAACTGAAACTAAGGCATCAAATAGTGCGAGAGTCTATGGGTAAGCATGTAATTGTAAGGAATATGCTCCTAGAGATGCTTATTGATCTACAAGTAACTATCAAATCAGACGAGTTACTTGAGCAGTGGCATAAGATTGTGTCATCAAAACTGGTAACGTATTTTCTTGATGAAGCTGTCCATCCTACAAGCATGAGGTGGATCATGACCCTTCTTGGTGTTTCACTTGCTTCTTCTCCCACATTTGCTCTTAAATTTCGCACAAGTGGTGGTTATCAGGGTCTAATGCGGGTGCTTCCTAGTTTTTATGATTCTCctgatatatattatattttgttttgtctgGTATTTGGAAAGCCTGTGTACCCCAGACTACCAGAAGTGCGCATGCTAGATTTTCATGCCCTTATTCCAAGTGATGGAAGCTATGTGGAGTTGAAGTACGTGGAACTGTTGGAATCAGTGGTTGCGATGGCAAAATCTACATTTGATAGGTTAAGCAGGCAGTCAATGCTTGCTCATCAAACTGGCAATCTTTCCCAGGTTGGTGCTAGCCTTGTTGCAGAGCTTGTGGAAGGAAATGCAGACATGACAGGAGAGCTTCAAGGTGAAGCTTTGATGCATAAGACATATGCAGCACGCTTAATGGGAGGTGAGGCATCAGCTCCTGCTGCTGCAACTGCAGTCCTGAGATTTATGGTTGATCTTGCAAAGATGTGtcctcccttttcagctgtttgCAGAAGGCCTGAATTTCTTGAAAGCTGCATCgacctttatttttcttgcattag GGCTGCTTATGCAGTGATGATGGTGAAAGAGCTTTCTGATAAGGCAGAAGAAAAGGACTTGAATGATTGTGATGATACCAGCAGTTCTCAAAATACGTTCTCTAGCTTACCTcttgaacaagaaaaatctgCAAAGACCTCCATTAGCATTGGAAGCTTCCCTCAGGGGCATGCAAGTACAAGTTCTGAAGATATGCCCATGTCCCTAAATGATTTGGCTGATGTTAAAACAGAGATTGGCATCTCTAATTCGCATGAGGAATTGAAAAAATCAGCCAAAGGTGTCCCACCTTTCCAGAACTTGGATGGGGATAATGTTGACCTGGTTTCTGCCACCTCTAGCTCAAATGAATTCAATATCCATAATGTTGATGGCAATATGCATTCCTTTCGACAGGCAGAATCCCAGAGTTCAGCTTCTCTTAATATACCAGATTCTCCTATTATATCTGAGAAGTCAAGTTCAAGAATTCCCCTCACACCATCTTCATCTCCGGCTGTTCCATTGTCATCTTGGCTTGGCAATGCGTCCCCCAATGAACACAAAGCTTCTTTACAAGCCACTCCTTCCATGGAGTCTTCTATGTCTGTTAGTGAATTCGATCCATCTGCAGGCTTGAAGTCAAGTTCCCAAGGGCCATCTTCTGCAAACTCATTTTTGGCAATTAGCTCAAAGATTCTCCTTGAAATAGATGATTCTGGCTATGGGGGGGGGCCTTGTTCTGCAGGAGCGACTGCCATGTTAGATTTCATTGCAGAAATTCTTTCTGATTTTATCACTGAGCAGATTAAAGCAGCACAGGTTATAGAGGGCATCTTGGAAACAGTACCTTTATATGTTGATGCTGAATCAGTTTTAGTTTTCCAGGGTTTGTGCCTTAGCAGACTGATGAACTTTGTGGAAAGGCGTCTTTTGCGtgatgatgaggaagatgaGAAAAAGCTAGACAAAATTCGATGGACCTCGAACTTGGAATCATTAAGCTGGATGATAGTAGACCGTGTCTATATGGGTGCCTTTCCTCAACCTGCTGGTGTGTTGAAAACTCTAGAGTTCTTGTTGTCATTGTTACAGTTGGCAAACAAAGATGGTCGCATTGAAGAAGCAGCTCCTGCAGGAAAGAGTCTGTTATCTATTACAAGAGGAAGCAGGCAACTTGATACTTATATAAATTCACTACTTAGGAACACAAATCGAATGataatgtattgtttttttccatcatttttggCCACCATTGGAGAGGATGGTCTTCTTTCATGCCTAGGTTCACTTATTGAgcccaagaaaaaattatcctCCAATTCTTCACAAGAAGATTCAGGAATTGATATCTGCACGGTTTTACAGTTGCTAGTTGCTCACAAGCGCGTTATTCTCTGTCCCAGCAATGTTGATACTGATTTGAATTGCTGTCTTTGTGTAAATCTAGTATCTCTTCTCCGTGACCAAAGGCGAAATGTTCAGAACATGGCAGTAGATATTGTCAAGTATCTGCTGGTGCTTCGCAGGGCTGCACTAGAAGACTTGCTTGTCTCTAAACCAAATCAAGGGCAGCACATGGATGCACTGCATGGTGGTTTTGACAAATTATTGACTGGAAGTTTATCTAATTTCTTTGAGTGGCTACGGAGTTCTGAGCTGATGGTCAACAAAGTATTGGAGCAGTGTGCAGCCATTATGTGGGTTCAGTGTATTGCTGGATCAGCAAAATTTCCAGGAGTGAGAATTAAAGGTATGGAGGGTCGTCGTAGGAGGGAAATGGGGAGAAGATCACGTGATATTTTGAAGTCAGACCAAAAACATTGGGAACAGGTAAATGAACGAAGATATGCTTTGGAAATGCTTCGTGATGCAATGTCTACTGAGTTACGAGTTGTCCGCCAAGATAAGTATGGATGGGTCCTCCATGCTGAAAGTGAGTGGCAAACCCTTCTTCAACAACTTGTACATGAGCGTGGAATAATCCCACTGCAGAAATCCTCTGCAACTGAAGATCCTGAGTGGCAGCTTTGTCCCATTGAAGGTCCATACAGGATGCGCAAAAAGCTTGAGCGCTGCAAATTGAGGGTTGACACCATCCAAAATGTTCTTGATGGACAGTTTGAGTTGGGAGAAGCAGATCTGTCCGAAGGAAAATACGAGGGTGGTGCTGATGCTTCTGATACTTGCACTGaatcattttttcatcttttaactgATGGTGCCAAACAAAATGGCATGGGTGGTGAGATGTATGgtgaattttttaaagaatcagATGATGTGAAAGGGGAAGATTCTGCTAGAAATGGATGGAATGATGATCGAGCTAGTAGCATGAATGAAGCAAGTCTTTACTCAGCACTTGAGTTTGGTGTCAAGTCTAGTGCTGTTTCTGTCCCAATGTCAGAGAGCATACAAGAAAAATCTGACGTTGGAACTCCAATGCAATCATTGTCAAATAAAGCAGATGAAATCATAATCATGGAAGATAAATCAGATAAAGGACTAAATGATAATGGTGAATATTTGATCCGACCATATTTGGAACCTCACGAAAAGATACGATTGAAATATAACTGTGAGCGAGTTGTGGGTTTGGACAAGCATGATGGTATATTTTTGATAGGGGAACTTTCGTTATACATAATCGAGAACTTTTACATCGACGATTCTGAGTGTATTTGTGAAAAAGAATGTGAGGATGAACTCTCTGTTATTGATCAGGCTTTGGGTGTAAAGAAGGATGTTACAGGCAGTGCTGATTTCCAGTCCAAGTCAACTTCGTCCTGGAGCACAACAGCAAAGGCATGTATTGGTGGAAGGGCATGGGCCTACAATGGTGGTGCATGGGGCAAGGAGAAAGTGTGTACTAGTGGTAATTTACCCCATCCCTGGCATATGTGGAAGCTCAACAGTGTTCATGAGATTCTGAAACGTGATTACCAGCTCCGACCTGTTGCTGTTGAGATATTCAGCATGGATGGATGCAACGATCTACTTGTGTTCCacaaaaaggagagagaagaagTGTTCAAAAATCTGGTTGCCATGAACCTTCCAAGGAATAGCAT GTTGGACACTACAATTTCTGGATCAGTAAAACAAGAAAGTAATGAGGGCAGCCGCTTATTTAAGATAATGGCTAAATCCTTCTCTAAAAGGTGGCAAAATGGAGAAATTAGTAATTTCCAATATCTCATGCATCTCAACACCTTGGCTGGTAGAGGATACAGTGATCTGACCCAATATCCAGTGTTTCCATGGGTTCTCTCTGATTATGAGAGTGAAAATCTGGATTTGTCCAATCCTAAATCATTTCGTAAGCTCGAGAAACCAATGGGTTGTCAGACACAAGAGGGAGAAGAGGAATTTAGGAAAAG ATACGAGACCTGGGATGATCCAGAGGTTCCAAAATTTCATTATGGCTCTCACTATTCTAGTGCTGGAATTGTTCTCTTCTACCTTCTACGCCTTCCACCATTCAGTGTAGAGAATCAGAAGCTGCAGGGTGGTCAATTCGATCATGCTGATCGTCTTTTCAACGGTATTCGAGATACTTGGTTAAGTGCAGCAGGTAAAGGAAACACGTCTGATGTCAAGGAATTGATTCCAGAATTCTTCTACATACCAGAATTTCTGGAGAACAGGTTCAATCTTGATTTGGGAGAGAAACAATCAGGAGAGAAG gTCGGTGATGTTGTCTTACCCCCTTGGGCGAAAGGCAGTGCTAGAGAGTTCATTAGGAAGCACAGAGAAGCGCTGGAATCTGATTTTGTTTCAGAAAATCTTCATCATTGGATAGATCTCATTTTTGGATATAAACAGAGAGGGAAG GCAGCTGAAGAAGCTGTGAATGTTTTCTATCATTACACTTATGAGGGGAGCGTAGACATAGACTCGGTTACAGATCCTGCAATGAAAGCCTCCATTCTAGCACAAATCAATCACTTTGGGCAGACACCCAAGCAGCTATTCCTCAAGCCCCATGTGAAAAGACGTTCTGATAGaaggattccacatccactcaaGTATTCCTCCCACCTTGTTCCATATGAAATACGCAAGAGCTCATCTGCCATTACCCAGATTGTGACTGTTCACGAGAAAATACTTGTGGCAGGCACAAACAGTTTGCTCAAACCGACAACATATAACAAATATGTTGCATGGGGTTTCCCAGATCGTAGCTTGAGATTTATGAGCTATGATCAAGATAGACTGCTCTCAACACATGAGAATCTTCATGGGGGCAGCAGCCAGATTCAGTGTGCTAGTGCTAGTCATGATGGTCAAATCTTGGTTACAGGAGCCGATGATGGGTTACTCTGCGTTTGGAGAATCAGCAAGGATGGTCCACGCGTTCTGCAAAATCTGCAGTTGGAGAATGCACTTTGTGGACACACGGCCAAAATCACATGCCTTCATGTTAGCCAGCCTTACATGCTGATTTTAAGTGGCTCTGATGACTGCACGGTTATTGTATGGGACCTCAGCTCCTTGGTTTTTGTTAGGCAGCTACCAGAGTTTCCTGTGCCAATTTCAGCAATTTATGTGAATGACTTGACTGGTGAGATCATGACAGCAGCTGGAATTCTGCTTGCTGTCTGGAGCATCAATGGGGATTGCCTTGCTGTGATCAACACATCCCAACTTCCTTCTGATTCTATTCTCTCAGTGACGAGTTGTACATTTTCCGATTGGCTGGACACAAACTGGTATGTGACAGGTCACCAGAGTGGGGCAGTTAAGGTGTGGCAAATGGTTCACTGCTCCAACCAAGTGAGTGCCTTGAGTAAATTTATCAGCAGTTCAACCGGTGGGCTAAATCTAGGTGATAAGGTACCAGAGTACAGGTTACTTCTCCACAAAGTACTGAAGTTTCATAAACATCCGGTTACTTCCCTTCATCTCACAAGCGACCTGAAGCAGTTACTTAGTGGGGATTCTGGCGGGCATTTGCTTTCCTGGACACTGCCAGATCAGAGCTTGATGGCTTCATCTAATCAGGGGTGA